A window of Watersipora subatra chromosome 10, tzWatSuba1.1, whole genome shotgun sequence genomic DNA:
CTACAGTTGCGCCAGCGGCCCTCATTTTATCAACAACACTTTGGATCTCAGTCTTGACTTCTTCAGTAGCATTGTAAAATCCTTCCTTCACTGATGCGAACTTTTTCCCCGACAAGTCTCCTTTTAACTACAAAAAGTATTTGAGTTGTGCTGTTGTATTGCTGAGCATACCAGCTGCGTATCAGTCTTTGTACAGTGAGCTGTAAAAATGGCCTCCTCAATTCATATCATTAAGATAATTGTCTTGTCTTGTTTGTTACAATGTCACTGATCGCTCACCTGCTATGCATGTTTAGTCTAGTTTGTCTACCGTCTACCGTATACTGACAGTTAGGTAATTGATATGTTTAGGAATTGATGATCCATGTATAGGAAGTCTAATAAAAGGTAAACAAtcctaaatttatcttttaccaGTTTTTGTGTTTCTCTCTTTAGACTTTAGACGTTTTCTCTCTTTAGCACACCTTGTCTATTTCTCAGTCTCACGGTTAGCtataattctttttaaaaaaacatggTAATAAAAACATCATTGCATACCAATTCGCTGTAATGAGTTTTGAGTATATCTGGTCTCTGTCTATGATCTCTACCATCATCGTATCCAGCAATGACCTCTAAGAGAAGTGCTACATCTGTCACTGTAGCGGCCATTGGTCCGATGTGATCAACCGCCGGCATCATTCCTTACAAAGCGATATATAAGAACACTGTATTAACTAAATCTTATCTTCACAGCTTAGAAAAGTTCtaatggattatttacattatacAGTACTAGAATCTATTGACACTTGACAGCAGTTGTAGGTTGTTATCTAACTACAGTATGAATGATAGCAGAGGCCTCAAATGGTCTGTAGACTGCACTGTTACTTGTCTGATCACAAGTTCGTTTCTCTATGCAAATCTCTTCATTATTTACTGTATTTCTTTTACTGCTTCttctataataatatttaagcctctattaaatattgtatcTAATATGTCATATTGTATATCTACCTATCCTAACATGCCACAACCAAAAAACAGTCCTTCTACAAGAGGGTAAAACATTCTATTTCCAATAAATTGAGTGTAAACTTCAGGTTATACCAAGTGAGAAAACAACATGACTTCCTCATCTATCATGTGTCTATTACATTAAGATTGTATTTGAAgagaaaacacaaaaatttgTCAGACTTGTTCGCTGAAACTAAATCTTTGTATCgcaataaaaaggttttgccgtatatatgtaatataaaacttaGGGCAATGACTGCATCTTGCAATAAATGCTAACTAATTATATTTTGGTTTTGTCAAAGAACATTGCAGTGAATATTATGCTGAGTTAACGAAGTGATTTCAGTTTTAAGGATTTCAACGTCATCATTGTTGTTTAATTGTTGCTATAGCGACAAGGGCTTTCTGTACTCCATTTGTTGAGTGAAGATTCATGTGGACTTGGCTAGCACAACAGTGACAATGTTACTTTGCTCTGTGAAATCTTCTAGTACATTGAAGataaaagttttaattataTGAAGACAACCTACCTAATGACCCAGTAACAGGGACGAGTCCCCATGTAGGTTTCAATCCAACACAACCAGTCCAGCTGCTTGGAAGGCGTATGGAGCCACCTTGGTCGCCTCCTAAAGCCATTTCCACTTCACCAGTAGCGACGAGCACAGCACTTCCTGAGCTCGAACCACCTGCTGATCTCTCTGTGTCATGAGGGTTTCTAACTGGCCCACCATGACTTGTGAAACTGCTTCCAGAAAAGCACTGACTCTCACAGGTAGATTTGCCAACGATTGTCCCTCCTGTAATATAAAATCTAGTATGAGTTTCTAGCAGGGTTGTGAACAGAGTGGCGAGTCAAACATTTCCCCTTCCATAATTAAATCTGCACAAACATTTCTGCTGAAGGTCTGGTTTTAATCGTGTTAAATTTGTTTAACGAATGTATAAAATGTAGATGTGCAAACATCCAACCTTGTCTCACCTGCTTGTAAGATTCTGGTCACCACGGTTGCATCAAACTCTGGTGTGTATCCATCCCAGACCTTGGAGCCATTTTTAAGAGGAGTTCCAGCAACAAATATGTTGTCCTTGATAGCTATTATCCTACCGCTAAGTAAACCATCCTGCTCACCCTTGATAATAACCGAGCTTGCCCTGCAGAtaccaatttttttataaaatggaCTATCAATAGAGCAAAGTAACTCCTTCAGAATATTCTTTTCTATTTTCACAGATTCATGAAGCTTGACTCATTTGATCCTATCGTCATTGATCACTATCCTGTATTTGTTTTCTACATATATTGGTATTAAAATAACAATGAATGGTCTTCTATCAATAATTATTGTTAACCATTAccgatatattattatattaccaaTAAAGTTTGAAGTAAAGTGAAAAAACCAATGAAATGTTGAGTTTTTGGACCTGATTCAACCGGGTTAAAACCACGTGGTCCACACCAGGTGGTTTAAATCGTTGGTTTAAATTGATCCAATCCTATTTCAATCATAACCCTTGTAAAGTCATGAACAGTCTCACAACTCTATCTTATCCCAGTACACCTCTTAATAGCAGCATCTGTACAATCAGATATTGCCAGATGTGGTGACTGCTGATTTTCAAAGTAGAAATAAATATGATGGAATTGCTAAAAGGGTTTTCTTACTCAGCATCAGATATTTTTCTCTTGAAGATTAGAACAGATGTCATGTCAATCATTACCCTAAAGCAGTTAATCTGTACCACTTTATTGTCTTAAATGAAACATTCGCAGAAGGTCTCACAGTCATTACCAGAGTTCTTTTGACAACAGGGCTGATGTTTGACAGAGGAGTCCAAATAACATGCCTCTATCTACTCTACAAACATGAACACTCTGGTATAATTTGTATCAGAAGCTAAGATAGAATATTGTAAGGCATTAAAACTGTTAGACGCGTACCAGGCATTGTAGATGTTGTCCTTAGCAGGGGGCTTCACCCCTGGGACCCTCGGGTACAGGACAGGTATTGTCTCTTCTTCTATGTTCTGTATCTGGTCGCAACCACTCAGTGTTTCATTCAGCCATTCTAGGAAatatataatctttactatagtaatagCCATGTCTGTTTGTCCGAAGACACACTAACAAAGttacaaaaaagattgcactTCACCCGAACCGTCTCAGCCAATCCCattaccatctgcaccactgcACATggttattgaataaaaataatttaataaggAAACTACGTATAATAGGAACAAACCTCGGTATTCCTCGAGCTCTTCCTCGTTGATACCTAGCCCTAGGTCTTCACAAATATTCTCAACATCTTCTTCCGTTGCGGGTTCTACCAGGGGCGTATCtgaatataataaaaacaaatgtaggctaatatttttaattttacaggATATGAGTAGCTATGATAGCCTCAGTGTTATGATAGCCTTAAAGCTATGATAGCCGTGGTGCTATGGTAGCCTTAGAGCTATGATAGTCTTAGAGCCACGATAGTCTCTGTGTTGTTAATATGGGAGAGTTGACAAACCAAACTGGGACATGCAGGTCACCTAATTGTTGACAGCCAAATTATGTTACCAGCTCAGCAATACATACTTTATGCAAATGAAACAGATCTAATCCAACTTGCCATGTGCAACTTTAGCCAAGCTTTAATTGCCAAAGgataaaaatagaaatttatgCATCACTCACTTTAGGATAACACAACTCCTACTAAACCTGTCTGATGCAAAGCTTCTGTCTGTGAGCTAATCTATCTACTCACTAATGGATTGCCTGACGTTGAACGGCTATTAATAACCAGCTTATAAACCATGGTAGGTAATCTATTTGCCACGGTTTGCCTACATCCACTTATCTCAACTTTacagttatggttaaaaaaaggttagcactacatcactggtggcaggtaatgtatttGTTACGGTTTATATTtggtagcttaattggttattGCTTGGTGAAGCATCATGGTGAAGCATCATggtgagatcaaatccagcacaaagcGAATCTTTCATccctagattttaatagttatagctggacacaccgaatGACGGACTTCGAGATTAATTAAATTAGTATATACAAACTAAATAATCTGAATCAAGGGACAATTTGAGAAGTTTGTCACGAAAAAACTTATCTTTAATCTGCTAGCGAACCGCCGAAACTATATTTTCATACCTTTTGTCTCtgagttgttttgtttttatacaaCTTTATGCCCATTTCTCTATCTTTTCATGTCAATCacttgtatattttattatagtacaCTCTTGCTATAATTgtgttttatttgtaatatactGACTCATAAGTACACGCACATCTCATGACATATGATGATCATCATTTCATGTCATCATATATAGCCTATAGGGTGATAAACATGCCACTCATATTTGCTCTGCAACTTAGTCAGAATATTGTATACAAATCAGTCGTTATTGAAGAAAATTCAAATATAGAATTCTTAACACTCTGGATATTGTTACTATATTTGTTAGCAAGCTATGAGTAACACACTTTACAATCACCAGGTTTGAGCACGTCCAGCAAAACTTTGGAAGTGTCTAGGATGGTGATGTGACGGTCACATGACACCATAACTTTAGGGTAATTATATAATGGTATGTAATAGACATAGAGTTTGAGTGTTTTTATAGGTGCTTAACTTTCTATAAGAAGCTTCCTGCATAGGTTAACATTTACATATTAAGTCCTGGCAAAAAGTATTGTCTCTCTGATGCACTTTATAGGAAGTAAGTCCCAGTAAGAGTCACATAGAGAAGGAAAGTATAGCTGTTTGTGTTTCTCAAAGCTTTCACTTGTTCAAGAGTAGAATGAATTGACTTGCTGCCAGCCTTCAGAATGTGTTTGTATCACCAGACAATAAAGATGTGAAATACCTTATAATAATCAAACAATCATAAATCAACAATGGCAATTGATACActtttttatatcattggtgCTTCAGAACATTCAAGGGCACCAAATATCCAAGTTTCCCACTCCTACCCTACCACTCACCAGCTCTGAACCTTAACGCATTCACATGTACATTGAAGTGGAGGTTGGCTAGCAGGCTAAGGAAGGCAGGCTAAGGAAGGCAGGCTAAGGAGGCAGGCTAAGGAAGGCAGGCTAAGGAGGCAGGCTAAGAAAGGCAGGCTAAGAAAGGCAGGCTAAGGAAGGTTGCCCAATCCCTGGCCCTCTGTTTGCAGGGATCACAACTCTAATTTTGCTGCTGGTTTTTAATGGTAACGTACCAATTTTTCTGGGTTCAGACAACTAGTAATGGCCAGAGAGACACAGCTGCTGGTGCAGAGAGTGCAGGGAGACACAGTTGCTGGTGCAGAGAGTGCAGGGAGACACAGCTGCTGGTGCAGAGAGTGCTCGAAGAGAACAAGCCAACTTGCTTCAAACTAGAAGATTGCCAACATATTCCCTTATTaatgatgtttgctggtgccctgtaaatgctggtgcatTGCAGACGATTTCTAGCTAGTTGATGCTTGTAGAAAGATCCAGAAAAGGTTGTAGTATGTCTTGCATTGGGCACAAGAATGAACATAGCCATACATACAGaagtatttataccctagagagCAGGTCTTAGCAAGTTCAAGACGGTAAAGTGGATGTGTCGACTACTTTAAGTGGCTAGTTATGTAAGAGTTACGATTTGTGGTTAGTAAAAACTGGTCCAAACACATGAGTGTATAATGGCTAGTCTTATTATGTGTATACACATCTAATGGTTGCACATACAAAGGGGATAAATATGgatatatattgtaatgtttAAGCCAGTCCACATCAACATACAACGGACCTGCTAATAGCCTGTCAACATAATATTTTGCATTCGGATAGCATAAAATACAGTAAACCTACTTACATGCCTTCCTTGAGCTTGCCATGTTTAGTTGCAGTGTAATGGCTGCAATGCACTGCTGTAGCACGCTTGACTGAATATGCAACTGAACCAGCTTATAAGCCAGGGTTACAAGTGCCAACAAATATGCAGACAAACACGCAATAACTCAAGAGAAAAATATGCTAATCTAGGGTCCCATAGACAAGATAGTGAGCTAACAGTATCACTGATGTAAACAAGTCTCCATAGAATCAGCAGTACAGTTCAGACATGACAGCTACTTGGCTTTTACTCTGCCGCAGCTTTCAGCAGCGCCAACTTTAGTATGTTTTCAACATAGCATGCAACCATTTGTTCTAAGAACTTTATAGTTCTTTCTCTCATTGGCTGATTCTGTTGGTGACAAGCGCTGTTTTCCTTTTGAAAAGTTGGCTTGCCATAGTTTCCCAAATAACTAAAGTATAATATATCTATTCCCACAAGAATATACAGCCAGCAACCAGGACGGCCATTGAACATACCTAACTCTTGTCACCAATATTCACACTGATTTATGGGTAACCTCTAGCATGAAGAATTTTTTTGTGATATTGCAAGTCTATACAAGTGTTTGTGTCTATGTGTGGTTATATATGTGACTATCTGTGTCTGGGTGTGTccgtgtgtttctgtgtgtctGGGTGTGTcatgtgtgtgtctctgcgtatCTATGTGTGTGTCTCTGTGCTTCTGTGGGTGTCTATGTGTCTATGTATGTTTATGTGTGCAGACTCTCCAATAGAGTGAAGCTGGTCTACTCATCAAAAGGAAGGAGTTATCTGCTCAGTGACTGATAAAATTAACACAGTTGCTTCACTAAAGCAGTCATCCATCATTCATTTTGGAAAGAATGCAGGAATGCTGTATTAttcatcaatattatatatgAGCATAGAAtatcaatatacatatattgtctGTATTCCACATAAATGACAAATGAAGTTCTGTAAGGTGTGGGTGGCCAATTCAAATTGTAGACTTTTCTTTTTGTAGATCATCTATTGCTTTAACATCTGTTCAATTCCAAATGCTAGGTCAAGTACTTTGTCATCTTGATAGTGTTTACCAGTGATCATCAAACCAACAGGCATCTTTGCGCCGCCCTTcaatacaattaaaaataataaacaaatgaataaatatgatatactagaaAACTAAACAATAAAGTATGGACCATCTCATTGGTTACCTAAACATATAAATTTATtactaactagaaattcccctgtcatacagcccacgaccaaagtgatattggaaaaaagaaagggtactgatggttgagaaatgcaatattagcagtcaaatggcactgcagtgcaataggataactgcaatggtagctgtaatgtactgggtatgggtgttattatatacaacaaacagcaataatgaaaggaaaagattatatgtttatatctctccccctgcaataggagaaatgcaatattgaccaatatcagaagtaaaatgcactgatattattagaataaccaatattattaatatagtaataatagaaaaccaatccacaattttgtttacatttcaaaacgtcatagctaacaatatcaagaagttgtgatatttatataaattttagaaaatctattttaaaaagtgtttggtcatgacaaacagcaataatgaaaggaaaagagtatatgtttatatctctccctctgcaataggagaaatgcaatattagaagtaaaatgcactgatattattagaataaccaatattattaatatagtaatacagtaataatagaaaaacaatgcacaattctgtttacatttcaaaatgccatagctaacaatatcaagaagttgtgatatttatatagatttttagaacatctattcaacaaaactatttagaaaaaataataacagtaacatattgcccatcatcgatgttgttagtgtgactattacacttgaatagtcatccaaacttataattaaatattgtaataatctcataagaatcgttagaaaaaaatatcatcgtcatttcctttactttcactgctttggacatcagttagaataccaaagtactcaaaagtttccaaaatgtcagttacattgaaatcggcaaaaaggaaacaatttcagtacttctacgttaattacagaaaccttcggcaattcgccaatgctatagagtggtgaaatgtgcacgttattctttcgtgaaatgcgcacgacttaatggttccattctctgtcgctcggcggtttgtttgccggtcttaattttgataaaagcaaggcttggcaagttttaataactattttcgaccaaattaatctgtctatttgtgtataatccgatcagatgggtaaggtttaggaatattTCGACAATgtttaaagacttggtaacatatttaaatatgtttttatgtgttttgtatcgttattatacttaaacgactctacactaaaatggttaaatttgttgatgagatttcggtacaagggtttgcgacgttgttgatgaataattttcatgagttgcgtgcacatgcatttatcataaaactctcaaacattcgctccgcttgtttggtcgtgggaaataTGTAAAAATTGATACTCACTAGAGATTGCCGAGTTGGCAAACATCCAAAAAGTTAATCATATTACAACGTTTACACTTTAGCTTTACTAATGGCAGTATTCTAAACAGACTTTTTCATGACTGATATATGCACAAAATATATCAATGTACCCTTTGAACAACAgatgcatgtatatctatatgcatatataaccATTGGAAAACCATAAAACCTACACATCAAatatggcttgcccaaataccagcAACAATCAGCGAGAATGAGTTGCTTAtcagacagacagactgacagactgaaAAGGGGATAGATTGCATCCTCGAAATTGACTGTAGCTGAAAGCTTGATGTAAACTATTTTTACAtagtatgtacgtacatacaattatatataaacatatatatgtacaaaccgccgtttatatattatatatgaatatgcACCGCTTGAAACAGAATATATGTACACTCCTTAGGGCAACATATATATAACCCATCTATAAATAACGTTTGTATACATCTCTCTAGacaacgtacatgtatatatatacactcctTTAAAAAACTCCTGAAGATGTCAAGGTGGTAAGCATAAAACTCTAAAATGTCTTGTAAGATTCACATAAATATTAGACTTACATCGTTCGGCATAGCCATACCAACATTGAGGGAAAGAGATGGATGCCCGGTGAGATTGAACATCTGTGTATTTTGGTTGTATGCCTTAGCCTCCTTAATAAACTCTACAGTAGATAAACAACCAGAATAAATGAAGATAATTGAGTTCAGTGACAGAGAGTAACTTGTTAGCTGAGAGGTCTAGTGTAAAGTAATGACAAAACCATCTGcaagttttacataaatatcACGATGAGAAGACAATGCGAGTTTAGTTTGAAAGGTATGATGGTACCTGCACAGTTTTCTGTTGTTTACTAGAAAACCTATCACATATGAACAGCAAGCGCATGTAACCTATCACATGTGAACAGTAAGCGCATGTAACCTATCACATGTGAACAGTAAGCGCATGTAACCTATCACATGTGAACAGTAAGCGCATGTAACCTATCACATGTGAACAGTAAGCGCATGTAACCTATCACATGTGAACAGTAAGCGCATGTAACCTATCACATGTGAACAGTAAGCGCATGTAACCTATCACATGTGAACAGTAAGCGCATGTAACCTATCACAGGTGAACAGTAAGCGCATGTAGAAATACATGCACTTAAATAATTACTAGTAATTCATCTGTAGTGGAGTAGAAAAATGAATCACATGATGGCAGTTTGTATCAGGTCTAGACATTTAATTCTATTGGCCGAAATGAGAAAATGAAACTACTGGCCCATGTAGGCCCATCTCATTAGTGCTTTCATTTTGAGTTCCCACCAGTGATTTAATAACAAAATGACactcatataattatatactagtaccctgacagtcctGTGCCCCGTGGGAGATCATCgagtgtaataactatgtacacaattaatCGTAAATATGGCAAGTTGTTGAGCAGCACAGATGGTAGTGAGCTTAGCTGGAAATCCAAAATCCAAATTTGATTCCCGTGAGGGACAATCTTTTCTCGTAAGGTTTTCAGTGAGGCTTTGAATGaacatggttcttattatagtaaaaatcaGAAATGAGAAAAAGCCTGTATTTCCATGAACATCTAGATTGCTGGATTACTATAAGTCTTgtttatgtaaataaaaactCATGAAAATGCAAAGTTTTATTCATGAAAGATGATTGTTAATTCAGGTTGAGCTAAAGAattaacttttacaaaaattagTATGAGAATTAGAAGGGTGTTATCTATATATCAAGGCTATAGTATCTTATCCAAATATTTCATTATCTCATTAAGTCATGATAGGAGGCTACATATAAAGGCTATAATATTTTATCTAAATATTCTATTATCTCAATAAGTCAGAATAGGAGGCTATATATCAAGGCTATAGTATCTTATCCAAATATTCTATTATCTCAATAAGTCAGAATAGGAGGCTATAGTATTTTATCCAAATATTCTATTATCTCAATAAATCAGATTAGGAGGTCATATATCAAGGCTATAATGTCTTACCTAAATATTCTATTATCTCAATAAGTCAGAATAGGAGGCTATATATCAAGGCTATAGTATATTATCTAAATGTTCTATTATCTCAATAAGTCAGAATAGGAGGCTATATATCAAGGCAATAATACCTTACCTAAATATTCTATTATCTCAATAAGTCAGAATAGGAAGTTATATATCAAGGCTATAGTATTTTATCCAAATATTCTATTATCTGAATAAGTCAGAGTAGGAGGTTTTATATCAAGACTATAATATCTTATctaaatattctattatatCAATAAATAAAAGTAGGAGGCTGTAGTATAGCTCACAAGGAAGTGATATTGCTAGAGTGTGATGTAATTGAGTAATCTCAAACCTGTTACGGATAGACCAGGTTTAGGTAGCTTATGAGCAACAAAAGGAATTGTTGGCATAATTAGAGCGTCGTATGCCTGAAGTACATCA
This region includes:
- the LOC137405612 gene encoding amidase-like, whose translation is MASSRKAYTPLVEPATEEDVENICEDLGLGINEEELEEYREWLNETLSGCDQIQNIEEETIPVLYPRVPGVKPPAKDNIYNAWASSVIIKGEQDGLLSGRIIAIKDNIFVAGTPLKNGSKVWDGYTPEFDATVVTRILQAGGTIVGKSTCESQCFSGSSFTSHGGPVRNPHDTERSAGGSSSGSAVLVATGEVEMALGGDQGGSIRLPSSWTGCVGLKPTWGLVPVTGSLGMMPAVDHIGPMAATVTDVALLLEVIAGYDDGRDHRQRPDILKTHYSELLKGDLSGKKFASVKEGFYNATEEVKTEIQSVVDKMRAAGATVDEISIPLHSDGSAVYGALLASMYDNMIRNHGQASGYNEFYQVSAMKHSFKSRARDMQPMVKATTLFGEYLQRNDGSQVVARAMNMRPTIRKAYDDVLQAYDALIMPTIPFVAHKLPKPGLSVTEFIKKTTANIQNTQMFNLTGHPSLSLNVGMAVPKDGGTKMPVGLMITGQHYKDDKVLDLAFGIEQMLKQ